The sequence GCAAGTCCTGCTCGACAGGTGTTCTCTTGTACATTTCTACTTCTGCCATGTTATCCGATCACTCCCATCAAGTAAACTACTGTGAAGATGAATACCCACACAACGTCAATGAAGTGCCAGTAGAGCGAGAATGTATAATACTTCGTCGCGTTATACAAGTTCAGCCCGCGTCCCGCATTACGGAACAGCAGCAGTGTAACCCATACGAGCCCGATCGCAACGTGGAAACCGTGCGTTCCGACAAGTGTGAAGAAGGAAGAACTGAACGCACTGTTGCCGAACGTGAATCCTTCTTTCACATAGTGGGAGAACTCATACACTTCCAGTCCGAGGAACCCGAGTCCGAGCAGTGCCGTAATCCCGAGCCACAGCTGCATTTTCTTGAAGTTGAAGCTCTTCATATGGTGCATGGCGTACACACTTGTCAGTGAAGACGTCAGCAAAAGCAGCGTCATGACAAAGACCAATGGCAGTTCATATAGTTCCTGAGTGGAGAAACCGAATCCGCTAGGCCCTTTGTTCTTCAAAGCCATATACGTTGCGAACAGCGTCGCGAACAGGATCGTCTCCCCGCCAAGGAAGAGCCAGAACCCGACAAATTTGTTTTTTGCTTCGAGTGTCGCACGCTCCGGATGTTCAGGCCACGTTTCCGGGGTGAATTTCTTATTCAAATCCATCAGATACGACCCCCTTTACTTGCATTGTCCACATCGCGCTGGATCTGTTCTTTCGTGACATGGAAACCGAGATCATCTTTCAATGAGCGCGCTGCCATTGCAACGAATGTCCAGGCGAGACCGAAGATCAGCACCGGCAGACCCCAAGACGTTTCCTGGTGGAACATAGCACCGAATCCTGCGACGAACAGACCGAATGTCATGAGGAACGGAATGATGGAACCGTTCGGCATATGGATATCCGTAATCGGCTCAGCAGGCGTAAGGCCTGTCATGTTGCCTTCGGACTTCTCGATCCAGACTGTATCCAATCCGCGGACGAGCGGAGTGGCCGTGAAATTGTAGAACGGCGGTGGTGACGGGATCGCCCATTCGAGCGTACGTCCGTCTCCCCAAGGGTCGTTTCCGATCCGCTCGTTCTTCGCAACCGTCATGATGATGTTGATGACCAGTACGATGACACCGATAGCCATCAGCAGCGCACCGACTGAACTGATCACGTTGGCAGTATTCCAGCCCTGTCCGTCCATATATGTCCAGACACGGCGCGGCATTCCCCAGAACCCGAGCCAGTGCTGGATCAGGAACGTACAGTGGAAACCGACAAAGAAGAAGATGAACGTGATCTTACCAAGTGCTTCATTGAGCATTGTACCGAACATTTTCGGCCAGTACAGATGCAGACCGCCCAGGATCGCAAGCACGACACCACCGACGATGACGTAGTGGAAATGGGCGACGATGAAGTACGAATCGTGCAGCTGGTAGTCAAGAGGCGCAGCACCCTGCATGACGCCTGTGACACCGCCCATTACGAAGGACGGGATGAAACCGAGTGCATACAGCATCGGTGTCGTGACACGGATGCTTCCGCCCCAGATCGTCAGGAGCCAGTTGAAGATCTTGACACCGGTCGGAACGGCGATCGCCATTGTCGCTACCGCGAAAATCGCGTTCGCTGTAGGCCCAAGACCGACAGTGAACATATGGTGAGCCCATACCATGAAGCCGAGGAATCCGATCAGCACAGTCGCGAAGACCATCGCCGGATATCCGAACAGGCGCTTTCTCGAGAAGATCGGGAAGATCTCGGAGAAAATACCGAACGCCGGGAGAATCAGGATATATACTTCAGGGTGACCGAAGATCCAGAAAATATGCTCCCAGATGATTGTGTTTCCGCCCATTGTATGGTCGAAGAAATTCGCACCGAACATCCGGTCGAATGTCAGGAAGAACAATCCGACAGTCAGCGGCGGGAATGCGAACAGGATCATCGCGGACGCAACGAACGTCGTCCATGTGAACAGCGGCATCCGCATGTATGTCATACCTGGTGCGCGCATGTTGATGATCGTGACAAGGAAGTTGATCCCTGCCATGAGCGTACCGCCCCCGGCGATCTGAAGACCGATCGCATAGAAATCGATACCGTGGCCTGGTGATGCAATGGACAAGGACGCATACGATGTCCACCCTGCATCAGGCACCTGGCCGAGGAACCAGGAAATATTCAGGAACAGTCCCCCGAAGAAGAACATCCAGAATCCGAGTGAGTTGATGAACGGGAATGCTACGTCACGGGCACCGATCTGGAGCGGCATGATGTAGTTCATAAACCCGAATAATATCGGCATGGCTGCCAGGAAGATCATAGTGGTACCATGCATCGTGATTAAATCATTGTACAGACCGGCACTAACAAAGTCATTGTTCGGCTGTAGCAGCTGGATACGGATGAGCATCGCTTCGATTCCGCCGAGGACGAAGAAGAAACCGCCGCCGATCAGATATAGAATACCGATCTTCTTATGGTCGACTGTTGTCATCCAATCCCAGAACGCTGCGCCGAAACTTCTCTTTTGAGCAACAGAACTCACGTTGTTTTACCCTCCTCTTCAATATCGCATTGCGTGTTACTGCTCAACGGAAAGGCCAAGCAGGTATTCAGCTAAGTCGTCGATCTCCTGATCGGACAGCTGATCTTCGAAAGAAGGCATTTTGTTGCCCGGTTTCAGTTTCTGTGGATTTTTGATCCATTCTTTCAAATGTTCCTTATCGTGTTCGATGAATCCGGCAACACGGTTGCGGTCACCGAAGGCTGCTAGGTTAGGCCCTTGCGCCCCGCTGTCGCCGACACCTGAATTTGCGTGACAGCCGATACAGCTGGATTTGAATACTTCTTCACCATCTGCATTGGCAACTTCGGTTTTATCCGCTGTCGCCTTCATGTTTTTCACCCATGTGTTGAAATCGTCACGCGGGAGAGTTTTGACTTTGAAGTCCATCAAGGAGTGGGACGGTCCGCAGAGCTCGGCACATTTACCGTAGAATACGCCGTCTTTCAGATCTTTCGACTCCTGATCGAACGTCAGATAGAACTTGTTCAGGTTCTCGACGTTCGTATCCAGCTTACCGCCGACTGCAGGAATCCAGAAGGAGTGCTTGACGTCAGCTGCCTTCAAGTTGAAGTATACTTTCTCGTCTGTCGGCACGACCAGCTCCTGTGCCGTCACAATACCGAGATCGGGATAACCGAATTCCCACCAGTACAGCTTGGCTGTGACATCGACAACGAGGTGTTTCGCATTTCCGTCATCGTCGACTTCTTCCATCGCTTTCACATCACCCAGTTTGTATGTGTAATACACAGTAGGCACAGCGAGGATTGTGATGAGGATGATCGGGATGATCGTCCAGATCAGCTCCAGTTTCTGACTTCCTTCCGTTTGTTCAGGAATGAAGTCTTCTCCCCGTTTCTTACGGCCGAAACGAATCAGTGCTAATACATAAATTACGACTACGACAATAATGACGAGCAGCATGATACCTGAAGCAAGCATAAGCAGCTTGAACTGGTCTTTACCTACCTGGCCGGCCGGCAAAAGCGTGGATAATTCCTGTTGACCGCAGCCTGCCAAGAAAACAGTCAATACAGCTAACAAGGACAGGAGACGCCATTTTTTGAGTCCTTTCATCATCGCTTCATAATCCCTCTCTTTCCAATAATGTTTTCTTCCATTTGAGGAGCAGTGACCTCTCTATAATGAATTCCTGTCAAAGAAAGAATTCCGATGGGTTAGATGAATATCGAGAAGATAATCATCGAGACAAACAAGATTGTCATGTAATTCAATGAGTAGATGAACATGGACATCGCCCATTTCAAATCGTCTTTTGCACGGAATCCATTCAGCGCAAGCATCAGCCATCCGATATTCAGCAGCGTCGCCAGAATGATGAATGCAGTGCCGAGTCCGCTCAGCAGAAATGGCAGCGGGAACAGCAGCACGACCCATGCGAGCATGGATTTCTTCGTCCGCGCAAATCCTTTGACGACTGGGAGCATCGGGATACCGGCAGCCCGGTATTCTTCCGTCTTCTTCATGGCAAGCGCATAGAAATGAGGCGGCTGCCAGACGAACATGATAAGGAAGAGCGCCCATGCACCGAGACCGAGCGACGGGTCGACAGCAGCCCAGCCGATCAGCGGAGGGACAGCTCCGGAAAGGCTTCCGATAATCGTATTGGAGACGTGTCGGCGCTTCGACCACATGGAATAGAGCACAACGTAACTGAATATTCCGGCGAAACCAAGAAGGCCTGTCACCGTGTTCGCTGAGAACAGAAGTATTTCACCGATTAGAATGAAAAGTAGTGCGGCTGCGAGAACTGCAGGTGCTTTGAAACGTCCTGTGACCGTCGGCCTTGTCTTTGTCCGTGTCATGATCGGATCGATATCCCGATCGATCAGGTTGTTCAGTGCGGCCGAGCCGGCAATGATGAGGGCGGTTCCAAAAAGCACTGCAATCATGAGATCCAGTCTATGTATGAAGCTGACGCCGGCAAACTGGAATGCCAAGAAGAGACCTGTGAACGCAGTAATCAAGTTGGAATTCACAATCCCAATTTTAATCAAGGCCAAGAAGTCTTTCAAGAATGTTGGTGTGATTGCAGTCTCCGGTGCTGTCTGTGCAGCAGTCGTCCGACTGTTCGACATTTGACTCCCCCTTTCAATAACCGGTTGAAAATGACCGCTATACTTAACTATATCGAAAATCCTTCACAATTTCTATACATAAACGCAATTTGTATAGAATTGCACAGTCTTGCGAGGATTTATACAGTGCACCCTCTATAGTAAATCATTACTTGCTGCCGTTTGTGAAGTTATCGGGTCTTTTTTATGAACGTTTTGTGAAAAACTGGTCTGTCCTGCCGGTTCTCCCATTCCGCCATTGTGTTTTAACACGGGATTCTCTATCATTGAAAATTAGAGACCTGTCTGCTGGTCGATATTTATCAAAAGAAGGTGCCTACGCTTGAAACGATATAATTATCTGAAGTGGTTTGCAGTCGCTGCGACAATCGGGATGCTGCTCATCATGCTGGGCGGTGCGCTCGTCACGAAAACCGACAGCGGAATGGGCTGCGGACGTCACTGGCCGGGCTGCAACGGTCAGCTCATCCCTGATGAGATCACGACCGAAGTGCTCATCGAATTCTCCCACCGTCTCGTCACGGGTGTGGTCGGAATCCTGATCGTCGTGCTGGCCGTCTGGTCCTGGAAAGCGATCGGCCACGTGCGGGAAACGAAATTCCTCGCATTCATGGCGGTGTTCTTCCTGATACTCCAGGCTCTGATCGGGGCAGCGCAGGTAAAGTGGGGGCAGGGCGATTTCATCCTCGCCTTGCATTTCGGGATTTCCCTTATTTCCTTTGCGGCTGTCCTGCTGCTCACCCTGCTCATATTCGAAGTCGATAAGAAGTTCGATGCCGACCGTCTGAAAGTCGGACGGACACTCAAATTCCATACGATCGGCGTGACCGTCTATTCGTATCTCGTCATCTACACAGGCGCGCTCGTCCGTCACACGGAATCGAGTCTTGCCTGTGCGGATTGGCCGCTGTGCCGGAATGACCGCTTCGAACTGCCATCCACGCTGAACGAATGGGTCCAGATGGGCCACCGGACGGCTGCGGCACTCATCGTCGTGTGGCTCGCGTATATCGCGTTCCATGTCTATCGCAACTACCGTGATCAGAAAGTGCTCCTCTGGGGCTGGTCGATCGCCCTTCTGCTTGTGCTCGCACAGGCGGTCACCGGCATGCTGTCCGTCTTCACACGGCTCAATCTGATAGTGGCGCTTCTCCATTCGCTCTTCATCACATTGCTGTTCGGACTGCTCACGTATATGATTCTGCTGTTGTCCCGCGTGCGGGTGCATAAGCCGTAAGATGAACAGCCGCCTGGTTTCTTGCACCAGGCGGCTGTTTTTCGTAGGGGAATTACCTTCAGGGCGGAACCGGTTTATCCGGTAGTGCCTCTTGTGGCCAGCCGGCTATTTCACACGGTGCGGACCCAAGGAATCTGTGAAGTTATGAGCGGAATCCGGCAGTTTATGAGCAAATCTCCGTATCGATGAGCCATATATCTTTTCCATAGCCCAAAGACACCCGCCGAAATTCCGGCGGGTGTCTTCGTATTCAATGCTCCAGCTCTATGAGGAGATCGCCTGTTGAAATTGCTTCCCCCGGCGAGACGTGGATTTCTTTCACGACGCCATCGTACGGTGTCTGGATGGTTGTCTCCATCTTCATCGCTTCGGTGATCAGCAGGTGCTGGCCGCGGCGGACGCGGTCGCCTTTCGACACGGCCACCTGGAGGACAGTGCCCGGCATCGTTGCGGCAATGTGCGCGTCGTTGCCCGGATCGGCCTTCTGCTTCTTCACGACATCCGTTTCGACACTGACGTCCTGGATGACCACTTCACGCGGCTGGCCGTTCAGTTCAAAGTAGACGATCCGCGTGCCGTCCGCCTGAGGTTCTCCGATGGACACCAGTTTGACGATGAGGGTCTTCCCCTTTTCGATCTCGACTTCGATCTCTTCGCCGAGCCGCATGCCGTACAGGAACTCCGGCGTCTGGATGACCGAGAGATTGCCGAAATCGTTATGGATCGCCGCGTATTCATCGAACACCTTCGGATACAGCGCAGACGCCAGAGCGTCTTTCATCGTCACCGGACGGTCCAATTTTTCGGCAAGGTCCTTTTTCACCTTTTCGAAATCGACTGTTTCCAGCAGTTCGCCCGGCCGCTCCGTCAGCGGCTTTCGGCCTTTTAGCACGACTTTCTGCAGTTCCTCGGGGAATCCGCCGTATGGCTGTCCGATATACCCCTCGAAGAATTCGATGACGGATTCAGGGAAGTCGATCGACTGTCCGCGCTCGAGCACCGCTTTCTCATCGAGATCATTCTGGACCATGAACAGCGCCATATCGCCGACCACTTTTGAAGACGGTGTCACTTTCACAATGTCCCCGAACAGCATGTTGACCCGGGAGAACATATCCTTGACCTCTTTCCATCGGTTTCCGAGCCCGACACCCTTCGCCTGCTGCTGCAGGTTGGAATACTGGCCGCCCGGCATTTCATGGACATAGACTTCTGAATGAGGGCTGATCATCCCGCTTTCGAAATGGGAATAGTAGGCACGGACGTCTTCCCAATAGAAGGAGAGCTCCTCAAGTGCCTGGATGTCTGTCCGGACACCCCGGCTGCCGTATTGCAGCGCATAATAGAGCGAGTTTGCGGACGGCTGGGAGGTCAGGCCCGACATGGCGCCGAGTGCCGTGTCGACAATATCGACACCCGCTTCGATCGCCCGCTTGTACATGGCGATCCCATTGCCGCTCGTGTCATGTGAGTGGAGATGGATCGGAATGGCCACTGTCTCTTTCAGCTCGGAGATGAGCTGGTAGGCAGCTTCCGGCTTCAGCAGTCCGGCCATGTCCTTCAATGAAAGGATATGCGCGCCGGCGCTCTCCAGTTCCTTCGCCATCTCTTTATAGTAGGAAATCGAATATTTTGTCCGCATCGGATCGAGCACGTCGCCTGTATAGCAGAGAGCCGCTTCTGCGACCTTGTTCTCCTGGCGGACGGCATCGATCGCCGTTTCCATGCCTTTGATCCAGTTCAGGCTGTCGAAGATCCGGAAGACATCGATGCCGGAAGAGGCCGCTTCCTTCACGAATTCCCGGATCACATTGTCCGGATAGTTTTTGTAGCCGACCGCATTGGCGCCGCGGAACAGCATTTGGAACAAGACATTCGGGATCTGCTCCCGCAGGCGTGCAAGCCGTTCCCACGGATCCTCTTTCAGGAACCGGTAGGACACGTCGAATGTGGCGCCGCCCCACATTTCGAATGAAAACAGATCCGGCATGAGACGCGCGGATTCCGCTGCGATATTTGTCATGTCGGCCGTCCTGACCCGAGTGGCCAGCAAGGATTGGTGTGCATCCCGGAATGTCGTATCCGTCAGCAGGACATCCTTCTGGTCCTTGACCCACTCTGCCAGCCCTTCGGGACCCCGTTCGTCCAATATCTGTTTCGTTCCTGGCTTCGGCGGTACTGACAGATCCAGTTCCGGCTTGCGGGGAGTGCCATAGACCGGCTTCGAACCGCGGCCGATTCCCGGGAAGCCGTTGACGGTGATCGTCCCCAGATAGTTGAGCACTTTCGTTCCACGGTCTTTTTTAACTGGGAATTCAAATAATTCAGGAGCCTCGTCGATGAAGTTCGTCGTATAGTCCCCTGTTATGAAACTTTCATGCCGGACGACATTTTCAAGGAACGGGATGTTTGTCTTGATGCCCCGGATCCGGAACTCCTGCAGGTTCCTGTCCATCTTGGCCGCTGCTTCCCTGAATGTGGTTCCCCATGTCGATACTTTCACGAGAAGGGAGTCATAATAAGGTGTGATGACGGCACCCTGGAAGCCATTCCCTGCATCCAGCCGGACACCGAATCCTCCTCCTGATCTGTATACTGACAGCTTGCCTGTATCGGGCATGAAGTCATTGAGCGGATCTTCCGTCGTGACGCGCGCTTGGATTGCATACCCGAACAAGGGGATCTGTTCCTGTTCCGGCACTGCAGCATGGCCTGTGTACAGATTCTCGCCATCCGCTACGAAGATCTGCGTATGGACGATATCGATGCCGGTCACCATCTCGGTGATCGTATGCTCCACCTGGATACGGGGGTTCACTTCGATGAAGTAATACTCGCCATCTGCCACCAGGAATTCCACGGTTCCGGCGTTTATGTAACTGACATTCGCCATCAGCTTGACAGCCGCATCACAGATCTCCCGTCGTAATTCAGCTGAGAGCGAGATGGCCGGAGCGATTTCGACGAGTTTCTGATGCCGGCGCTGCACTGAACAGTCACGTTCATACAAATGTACAATATTTCCATGTGTATCACCGATGATCTGCACTTCAATATGCTTCGGATTGCGGATCAGCTTTTCGACATACACTTCATCGGAGCCGAATGCTGATTTCGCTTCCGACTTCGCACGGCTGAAAGCTTCCTGAACATCGTCAGCCCGCTCGACGATCCGCATGCCGCGTCCGCCTCCGCCAAGTGAAGCTTTGATGATGATCGGGTAGCCGTGGGCAGTACCGAACGCCTCCACTTCTTCCACAGAACGTACCGGTCCGTCCGTACCCGGAATGACCGGAATGCCCGCCCGGACAGCCTGCGTGCGTGCTTTGACCTTGTCTCCGAACATATCGAGATGACGCGAGGTCGGCCCGATGAAAATGATGCCTTCCTGTTCAAGACGTGCCGCAAATTCTTCGTGTTCCGCCAGAAAACCGTATCCGGGGTGGATGGCATTGGCACCGGACCTTTTTGCGATGTCGATGATCCCTTCGATATCCAGATAGGCATCGATTGGCTTCTTCCCTTCCCCCACCAGATAGGATTCATCTGCTTTATAACGATGGAACGACCCGCGGTCTTCTGCTGAATAGATACCGACTGTCGGGATCTGAAGCTCTGTACAGGCTCTGAAAATACGGATTGCAATCTCCCCGCGGTTTGCAACCAGAATCTTTTTGATCGATTTCATTTCCACCTTCGGCACGCCCTTTTCTATTTATTCTTTTCGTATCTCGTGAACATTGAAATATTCATCAATATTCCTAATGCTAAAGATAACAGAATAATCGAAGTTCCGCCATAACTAATAAACGGAAGCGTGACACCCGTCAGCGGAATGAGCCCTGTCAGGCCGCCCAAGTTGACGAATGTCTGGATGCCGATCAGGGCGCCGATGCCGGAAGCGAGCATCCTCGCATGCGGATCAGCCGTCTTCAGTGCAAGTGAGAATGCACGGAAGACAAGGAAGCCGAGACCGCCGATAACGATTACCGTACCGAAGATTCCGAGTTCCTCGGAAATGATCGCCATGATGAAATCCGTGTGCGGCTCCGGCAAGTAGCCCATTTTCTGGACGGAGTTCCCGAGTCCCAGGCCGAACAGGCCGCCCGCGCCGATCGCAATGAAACCATTGACGATCTGGAGGCCGGACCCCTGCATGTATTCGAAAGGTGCACGGTACGCAGCAAAGCGCCCGAGCCTGCCCTCTGTCATTATGTTATCCCATGTGAAGAACAGGAAGATGCCGACAAGGACAAGTATTCCGGCAACGAATCCGCTCAGTTTGCCGAAAGTTTTCAGATTGATGCCGCTTGCGGCCATGACACAGATCGAAGTTGTAATGATGATGAAGGTTGCACCGATATCCGTCTCGGACATGACAGACGCGACAGCGAGCCCAAGGATGACGATTGGCGGTGCAATCCCTTTATTGATACTGTTGATGGTACCGGCGTCATATTTGTTCGCAAACACGCCTGCAAAATAGATGATCATGACAATCTTCGCGACTTCTGACGGCTGCAGGCTGCCGATCGGGAGATTGATCCAGCTCTGCGATCCGACTTCGCCTCCGAAACCGATGAAATGGACGAGAAGCAGCAGGACGAGCATGACAAATACCGATATGATCATGAACTGCTTCTTCCTATACAGTTTGTAAGGAAGGAATGCCGTGAAGAGGAACGCCGGGATTGCGATGAACACGCTTCTGAGCTGCTGGCTGAAGAAGTAGTCCGCCGGCTTCCCATACCGGTTGGCAGCCCATACCATACTGGAGGAGTAGACCATGACCAAACCGAACAGGAGCAATACTAAATATATGAAAAATAATGGGAAATCAAAATGGCGGAACAGCCGCTTGGCATAACTTTTCAAGAAAAATCCCTCGTATCTGTAAATAAAAAACTCAAACTGTGAGTGAGTTTGAGTCTTTTGTTTATTTTTTCATGCTGAGTTCATGCAATATATTCATTTCTTTTTCGAGAGCCGAAAGAATACTCTTTCCGCGTTCCCTGTCAATTAGGCCGAGCTTGGCAGCAAAGTCGATTTCACGGGACAGCCCATACATCTGTGTGTCCAGAACTTCTTCGTACAAAGGGCATTGCGGCATCGTCAAGTTATCCATCTGCACTTTAATGAGCTGTGCGATCTTATCTGCATCCGCCTGCAGCTGCATGATAGCCTTCTCCTGATATGTTTCCTGCACTTCCGTATCCATGAGGACGCCCCCCCAAACCTCTTTTTTCTGCAAGGTGCTATACCCTAAATTGTAGCTTTATAGCGTCGAAATTGCAAGTAATTCCCGAAAGAGTGCAGTCGCCCGGCTGGATGACTACCGGTCGGACGCAAAAGGCGTTATACTGGTACTGACATATGACTGAGCTGGGAGGCTTTACTTTGGAAACCATCATACCGATCACAGGAAACGTCAAGCATACGATTACAATAGATCCGACTGTCTGGATATTCGATGACCGCCGGATCGACCTGGACACCTATTTCACGACGGAACAAGAGGAGATCGACGAAATGGAAGATTACAAAGAACGGATGGGCAAGCACTGGTCGCGTGAAATCATGGAAGGCGCAACCTATCCTCCGACTTTGAAATCCGAAAAGAAATACGAGAAGCAGAAAATGCTGACCGGAACGTTCGGCATGATTTTCGAGCCGTTCCTGAAGAACGCCGAACCGGCCCCTGATGCAGCAACGATGACATTCGTGACGGCGCAAGGGGATGTCGACTTCCCCATCGAGGAAGCGAAGAACCTGATCTTCCAATTCAGCCTCAAAGGCAAGCCGATCAAAGAAGACGGACCGGTCCATATCCTGAAAAAAGACGGATCCAATCTGGACAGCCCCATCAAAGGTGTCACTTCCATCCGGATCAGCTGAAATGAGGTGAAGTAATGCGCGTGAAATGTGTACTATGCGATGAAATCAGTAAACTCGACGATGAGGATCCGCTGGCGAAGAAGCTCCGGAACCGGCCGATCCATACGTTCATGTGTGAATCCTGCAGGGACCGGATCGGTGCATTGACCGAACAGCGGAAGGAAAGCGGTCATTATGTATTCCGCCGCAGTTCCCATCCCGCTGAAGACGGATTCTAAAAAAAGATCCAGCCGCAAATTATGCGACTGGATCTTTTTTGTGTTCGTTGAGACGGCGGACTCTGTAAATGATCAGAATCAGTGCCGCCACGATCAGTCCTTCCACAATCGGAAGGAAAAATGCTAAGAACGTCAGCACGAGGCAGCCGATGAACAAAAAGATGTAAATGACAAGATTTTGCACCGGTCTCAGTTTCCTGGCAAACCCCAGCTTATAGACGAGGGCCGACAGTAAAAACACGAGGGCGAACAGCACGTAGCCGGCGGCATCGAAATTCGGCATCAGTTCATAGATGAACTTTG comes from Sporosarcina trichiuri and encodes:
- a CDS encoding cytochrome c oxidase subunit 3 — protein: MDLNKKFTPETWPEHPERATLEAKNKFVGFWLFLGGETILFATLFATYMALKNKGPSGFGFSTQELYELPLVFVMTLLLLTSSLTSVYAMHHMKSFNFKKMQLWLGITALLGLGFLGLEVYEFSHYVKEGFTFGNSAFSSSFFTLVGTHGFHVAIGLVWVTLLLFRNAGRGLNLYNATKYYTFSLYWHFIDVVWVFIFTVVYLMGVIG
- the ctaD gene encoding cytochrome c oxidase subunit I; the encoded protein is MSSVAQKRSFGAAFWDWMTTVDHKKIGILYLIGGGFFFVLGGIEAMLIRIQLLQPNNDFVSAGLYNDLITMHGTTMIFLAAMPILFGFMNYIMPLQIGARDVAFPFINSLGFWMFFFGGLFLNISWFLGQVPDAGWTSYASLSIASPGHGIDFYAIGLQIAGGGTLMAGINFLVTIINMRAPGMTYMRMPLFTWTTFVASAMILFAFPPLTVGLFFLTFDRMFGANFFDHTMGGNTIIWEHIFWIFGHPEVYILILPAFGIFSEIFPIFSRKRLFGYPAMVFATVLIGFLGFMVWAHHMFTVGLGPTANAIFAVATMAIAVPTGVKIFNWLLTIWGGSIRVTTPMLYALGFIPSFVMGGVTGVMQGAAPLDYQLHDSYFIVAHFHYVIVGGVVLAILGGLHLYWPKMFGTMLNEALGKITFIFFFVGFHCTFLIQHWLGFWGMPRRVWTYMDGQGWNTANVISSVGALLMAIGVIVLVINIIMTVAKNERIGNDPWGDGRTLEWAIPSPPPFYNFTATPLVRGLDTVWIEKSEGNMTGLTPAEPITDIHMPNGSIIPFLMTFGLFVAGFGAMFHQETSWGLPVLIFGLAWTFVAMAARSLKDDLGFHVTKEQIQRDVDNASKGGRI
- the coxB gene encoding cytochrome c oxidase subunit II yields the protein MMKGLKKWRLLSLLAVLTVFLAGCGQQELSTLLPAGQVGKDQFKLLMLASGIMLLVIIVVVVIYVLALIRFGRKKRGEDFIPEQTEGSQKLELIWTIIPIILITILAVPTVYYTYKLGDVKAMEEVDDDGNAKHLVVDVTAKLYWWEFGYPDLGIVTAQELVVPTDEKVYFNLKAADVKHSFWIPAVGGKLDTNVENLNKFYLTFDQESKDLKDGVFYGKCAELCGPSHSLMDFKVKTLPRDDFNTWVKNMKATADKTEVANADGEEVFKSSCIGCHANSGVGDSGAQGPNLAAFGDRNRVAGFIEHDKEHLKEWIKNPQKLKPGNKMPSFEDQLSDQEIDDLAEYLLGLSVEQ
- the cyoE gene encoding heme o synthase, translating into MSNSRTTAAQTAPETAITPTFLKDFLALIKIGIVNSNLITAFTGLFLAFQFAGVSFIHRLDLMIAVLFGTALIIAGSAALNNLIDRDIDPIMTRTKTRPTVTGRFKAPAVLAAALLFILIGEILLFSANTVTGLLGFAGIFSYVVLYSMWSKRRHVSNTIIGSLSGAVPPLIGWAAVDPSLGLGAWALFLIMFVWQPPHFYALAMKKTEEYRAAGIPMLPVVKGFARTKKSMLAWVVLLFPLPFLLSGLGTAFIILATLLNIGWLMLALNGFRAKDDLKWAMSMFIYSLNYMTILFVSMIIFSIFI
- a CDS encoding COX15/CtaA family protein, with amino-acid sequence MKRYNYLKWFAVAATIGMLLIMLGGALVTKTDSGMGCGRHWPGCNGQLIPDEITTEVLIEFSHRLVTGVVGILIVVLAVWSWKAIGHVRETKFLAFMAVFFLILQALIGAAQVKWGQGDFILALHFGISLISFAAVLLLTLLIFEVDKKFDADRLKVGRTLKFHTIGVTVYSYLVIYTGALVRHTESSLACADWPLCRNDRFELPSTLNEWVQMGHRTAAALIVVWLAYIAFHVYRNYRDQKVLLWGWSIALLLVLAQAVTGMLSVFTRLNLIVALLHSLFITLLFGLLTYMILLLSRVRVHKP
- the pyc gene encoding pyruvate carboxylase, which produces MKSIKKILVANRGEIAIRIFRACTELQIPTVGIYSAEDRGSFHRYKADESYLVGEGKKPIDAYLDIEGIIDIAKRSGANAIHPGYGFLAEHEEFAARLEQEGIIFIGPTSRHLDMFGDKVKARTQAVRAGIPVIPGTDGPVRSVEEVEAFGTAHGYPIIIKASLGGGGRGMRIVERADDVQEAFSRAKSEAKSAFGSDEVYVEKLIRNPKHIEVQIIGDTHGNIVHLYERDCSVQRRHQKLVEIAPAISLSAELRREICDAAVKLMANVSYINAGTVEFLVADGEYYFIEVNPRIQVEHTITEMVTGIDIVHTQIFVADGENLYTGHAAVPEQEQIPLFGYAIQARVTTEDPLNDFMPDTGKLSVYRSGGGFGVRLDAGNGFQGAVITPYYDSLLVKVSTWGTTFREAAAKMDRNLQEFRIRGIKTNIPFLENVVRHESFITGDYTTNFIDEAPELFEFPVKKDRGTKVLNYLGTITVNGFPGIGRGSKPVYGTPRKPELDLSVPPKPGTKQILDERGPEGLAEWVKDQKDVLLTDTTFRDAHQSLLATRVRTADMTNIAAESARLMPDLFSFEMWGGATFDVSYRFLKEDPWERLARLREQIPNVLFQMLFRGANAVGYKNYPDNVIREFVKEAASSGIDVFRIFDSLNWIKGMETAIDAVRQENKVAEAALCYTGDVLDPMRTKYSISYYKEMAKELESAGAHILSLKDMAGLLKPEAAYQLISELKETVAIPIHLHSHDTSGNGIAMYKRAIEAGVDIVDTALGAMSGLTSQPSANSLYYALQYGSRGVRTDIQALEELSFYWEDVRAYYSHFESGMISPHSEVYVHEMPGGQYSNLQQQAKGVGLGNRWKEVKDMFSRVNMLFGDIVKVTPSSKVVGDMALFMVQNDLDEKAVLERGQSIDFPESVIEFFEGYIGQPYGGFPEELQKVVLKGRKPLTERPGELLETVDFEKVKKDLAEKLDRPVTMKDALASALYPKVFDEYAAIHNDFGNLSVIQTPEFLYGMRLGEEIEVEIEKGKTLIVKLVSIGEPQADGTRIVYFELNGQPREVVIQDVSVETDVVKKQKADPGNDAHIAATMPGTVLQVAVSKGDRVRRGQHLLITEAMKMETTIQTPYDGVVKEIHVSPGEAISTGDLLIELEH
- a CDS encoding FtsW/RodA/SpoVE family cell cycle protein, giving the protein MKSYAKRLFRHFDFPLFFIYLVLLLFGLVMVYSSSMVWAANRYGKPADYFFSQQLRSVFIAIPAFLFTAFLPYKLYRKKQFMIISVFVMLVLLLLVHFIGFGGEVGSQSWINLPIGSLQPSEVAKIVMIIYFAGVFANKYDAGTINSINKGIAPPIVILGLAVASVMSETDIGATFIIITTSICVMAASGINLKTFGKLSGFVAGILVLVGIFLFFTWDNIMTEGRLGRFAAYRAPFEYMQGSGLQIVNGFIAIGAGGLFGLGLGNSVQKMGYLPEPHTDFIMAIISEELGIFGTVIVIGGLGFLVFRAFSLALKTADPHARMLASGIGALIGIQTFVNLGGLTGLIPLTGVTLPFISYGGTSIILLSLALGILMNISMFTRYEKNK